One window of the Trifolium pratense cultivar HEN17-A07 linkage group LG2, ARS_RC_1.1, whole genome shotgun sequence genome contains the following:
- the LOC123907117 gene encoding UDP-glycosyltransferase 1-like, with protein MKDTIVLYPAFGSGHLMSMVELGKLILTHNPSFSIKILILTPPNKNNINDSTCQYISSISSKFPTINFHYIPSISFTFTLPPHLQTLELSPRSNHHVQHIIQSIAKTSNLKAIILDFLNYSATQVTYNLEIPTYFYYTSGASLLSLFLNFPTFHKNATIAVKDYSIHTPIELPGLPRLSKDDYPDEGKDPASPSYQVLLQSAKTLRESDGIIVNTFDAIERKAIKALRDGLCVPDGITPSIFCIGPVVSVSASSEKDENGCLSWLDSQPSQSVVFLSFGSMGRFSKAQLHEMAIGLEKSEQRFLWVVRGDLKLDDVSLEELLPEGFLERTKQKGLVVRNWASQGAILRHDSIGGFVTHCGWNSVLEAVCEGVPMITWPLYAEQKLNRVILVQEKKIALELNESKNGFVSGIELGERVKELMEGEKGKEIRDTILKMKKSAKEARGGGGSSLVDLKMLGDSWREHASWNSLSPNSPFLFA; from the coding sequence ATGAAGGACACCATAGTTCTTTACCCAGCTTTTGGAAGTGGACACTTAATGTCCATGGTTGAGTTAGGAAAACTTATACTAACTCACAACCCttcattttccataaaaattctaaTCCTCACACcaccaaacaaaaataatatcaatgatTCCACATGTCAATACATATCCTCTATCTCTTCAAAATTTCCCACAATCAATTTCCACTATATACCTTCAATTTCATTCACTTTTACTCTCCCACCTCATTTACAAACCCTTGAACTTTCCCCTCGTAGTAACCACCATGTTCAACATATTATTCAATCAATAGCCAAAACTTCAAATCTCAAAGCTATTATCTTAGATTTCCTCAACTATAGTGCTACACAAGTTACCTACAATCTTGAAATCCCAACTTACTTTTACTATACCTCAGGAGCTTCTCTTCTATCACTTTTCCTTAACTTTCCAACTTTTCACAAAAACGCGACAATAGCCGTTAAGGACTATAGCATCCACACACCTATTGAACTTCCCGGGTTACCTAGGTTATCAAAAGATGATTATCCAGATGAAGGAAAGGATCCCGCGAGTCCAAGTTATCAGGTTTTGCTTCAATCGGCTAAAACTTTGAGGGAAAGTGATGGGATTATTGTAAACACTTTTGATGCTATCGAAAGAAAAGCAATTAAAGCTTTGAGAGATGGGTTATGTGTTCCCGATGGAATCACTCCTTCGATATTTTGCATTGGACCTGTGGTTTCAGTTTCAGCCTCGTCcgaaaaagatgaaaatggttGCCTAAGTTGGCTTGACTCGCAGCCAAGTCAAAGCGTCGTGTTTTTGAGTTTCGGAAGTATGGGGAGATTTTCTAAAGCTCAATTGCATGAGATGGCTATTGGATTGGAGAAAAGTGAACAAAGATTCTTGTGGGTTGTTAGAGGCGACTTGAAGTTAGATGATGTGAGTTTGGAGGAGTTGTTGCCAGAAGGGTTTTTAGAAAGGACAAAGCAGAAGGGACTTGTTGTGAGGAATTGGGCTTCACAGGGTGCAATACTAAGACATGACTCGATTGGTGGTTTTGTAACTCATTGTGGATGGAATTCGGTGTTGGAAGCTGTATGCGAAGGAGTTCCAATGATTACGTGGCCACTTTATGCAGAGCAGAAGTTGAATAGAGTGATTTTAgtacaagaaaagaaaatagcATTAGAATTGAACGAGTCAAAAAATGGATTTGTGAGTGGGATTGAATTAGGGGAGCGAGTTAAGGAGTTAATGGAAGGAGAAAAAGGGAAGGAGATTAGAGATACGAttttgaagatgaaaaaaagtGCTAAAGAGGCAAGAGGAGGAGGTGGATCTTCTCTTGTTGACTTGAAAATGTTAGGAGATTCATGGAGGGAGCATGCTTCATGGAATAGTTTATCTCCAAATTCCCCATTTCTTTTTGCTTGA
- the LOC123907116 gene encoding putative cell division cycle ATPase yields the protein MEQKHVLLSALSVGVGLGVGLGLSSGQTVQKWVGGNRDFDEVSGEQIVEELKRLLVDGKDSKVTFDEFPYYLSERTRVLLTSAAYVHLKHLNFSKHTRNLSPASRAILLSGPAELYQQMLAKALAHYFESKLLLLDITDFSLKLQSRFGCARKVPSLRRSISEMTVERMSGLFGSFSMMSSTGEARGTLRQQTVDSSNNPPCLRRNASAASDLSSTSSQSGSINPAPLRRTSSLCFDEKLFVQSLYKVLVSISGTDSIILYIRDVEKLVLRSPRLFNLLQKMIKKISGSVLILGSQILLDLEGDCKELDERIARLFPYNIQIKAPEDETHLGSWKCQLEEDMKIIQFQDTRNHIAEVLAENDIDCDDLNSICHADTMILSNHIEEIVISAISYHLMNTKVPEYRNGKLVISANSLSQGLSLFQEGKNSGNLKTNDSNKENVVEDIAGAKNDVRSDNQAPENKNDTSIPVTKKEGENSTPAKVEVPDNEFEKRIRPEVIPANEIGVTFADIGALDEIKESLQELVMLPLRRPDLFKGGLLKPCRGILLFGPPGTGKTMLAKAIANEAGASFINVSMSTITSKWFGEDEKNVRALFTLAAKVAPTIIFVDEVDSMLGQRTRVGEHEAMRKIKNEFMTHWDGLLSGPNEQILVLAATNRPFDLDEAIIRRFERRIMVSLPSVENREMILKTLLSKEKHENLDFKELAIMTEGFSGSDLKNLCITAAYRPVRELIQQERNKEMEKKKKEAESVSSDDASNNNDNEEREITLRSLNMEDMKQAKNQVAASFASEGSVMAELKQWNELYGEGGSRKKQQLTYFL from the exons ATGGAACAGAAACATGTTCTTTTGTCAGCATTGAGTGTTGGGGTTGGATTAGGTGTTGGACTTGGATTAAGTTCAGGACAAACTGTTCAGAAATGGGTTGGAGGGAATCGCGATTTCGACGAGGTTTCTGGTGAGCAGATTGTTGAAGAACTTAAGAGACTTTTGGTTGATGGAAAAGATAGCAAAGTTACATTTGATGAGTTTCCTTATTACTTAAG CGAAAGAACTCGAGTTTTGTTGACAAGTGCTGCATATGTTCATTTAAAACATCTTAACTTTTCCAAGCACACCAGAAATCTCTCACCAGCAAGCAGGGCTATTTTACTCTCTGGTCCTGCAG aaCTTTATCAGCAAATGCTTGCCAAAGCTTTAGCTCATTACTTTGAATCGAAGTTGCTATTGTTAGATATTACTGATTTCTCTCTTAAG TTGCAGAGCAGATTTGGATGTGCAAGAAAAGTACCG TCTTTGAGAAGGTCAATATCCGAGATGACTGTGGAGAGAATGTCAGGTTTATTTGGTTCGTTTTCAATGATGTCTTCCACCGGCGAAGCTAGAG GAACTCTGCGTCAACAAACCGTTGATAGTTCGAATAATCCTCCGTGTCTTCGGAGGAATGCTTCTGCTGCGTCAGATCTAAGTAGCACTTCTTCCCAAAGTGGTTCAATAAATCCAG CTCCTTTAAGACGAACAAGTAGCTTGTGTTTTGATGAAAAGCTCTTTGTGCAATCACTTTACAAG GTTTTGGTTTCTATCTCAGGAACCGATTCTATCATTTTATACATAAGGGATGTTGAGAAGCTTGTTCTCAGATCACCAAGGTTATTTAATTTACTacaaaaaatgataaagaaaATATCAGGCTCGGTATTGATACTCGGTTCCCAGATATTATTAGATTTAGAAGGTGATTGCAAAGAATTAGACGAAAGGATCGCTAGGTTATTCCCTTATAACATTCAGATCAAAGCTCCTGAAGATGAAACTCATCTCGGTAGTTGGAAATGCCAACTCGAAGAAGACATGAAAATCATTCAGTTTCAAGATACTCGAAACCACATTGCTGAAGTACTTGCAGAAAACGACATTGACTGCGACGACTTGAATTCAATATGCCATGCAGACACTATGATACTTAGTAATCATATTGAAGAAATTGTTATATCCGCTATTTCTTACCATTTGATGAATACCAAAGTACCTGAATACCGAAACGGAAAGCTAGTTATCTCGGCAAATAG TTTGTCCCAGGGATTGAGTCTGTTCCAAGAAGGAAAGAATAGCGGAAATCTGAAAACTAATGATTCGAATAAG GAAAATGTTGTTGAAGATATTGCCGGTGCGAAGAATGATGTGCGGAGTGACAACCAAGCACctgaaaacaaaaatgatacaTCCATTCCTGTAACGAAAAAAGAAGGCGAAAATTCTACGCCTGCAAAAGTG GAAGTTCCTGACAACGAGTTCGAAAAGCGAATTAGACCAGAGGTTATCCCTGCAAATGAGATAGGTGTTACATTCGCAGATATCGGTGCATTGGATGAGATAAAAGAATCACTTCAAGAGCTGGTAATGCTTCCCCTTAGAAGACCTGACCTTTTCAAAGGTGGACTTCTAAAGCCATGTAGAGGCATACTTCTTTTCGGACCTCCCGGCACCGGAAAAACAATGCTAGCAAAAGCGATTGCGAACGAGGCAGGAGCAAGTTTTATCAACGTTTCAATGTCCACCATCACTTCCAAATGGTTCGGAGAAGACGAGAAGAATGTTCGAGCTTTGTTCACACTAGCAGCTAAGGTTGCTCCGACGATTATATTTGTGGATGAAGTTGACAGCATGCTCGGTCAGCGTACTCGAGTTGGAGAACACGAGGCCATGAGgaagattaaaaatgaattcaTGACACATTGGGATGGACTATTATCAGGACCTAATGAACAGATTCTCGTTCTTGCTGCTACAAACAGACCATTCGATCTCGATGAAGCAATTATAAGACGATTCGAGCGCAG GATCATGGTTAGTCTACCATCTGTTGAGAACAGGGAAATGATCCTTAAAACTCTTCTGTCGAAGGAAAAACACGAAAACTTAGACTTCAAAGAACTTGCAATCATGACAGAAGGATTTAGTGGAAGTGATCTTAAG AATTTGTGCATCACTGCAGCTTATCGACCTGTTAGGGAGTTAATACAGCAGGAGCGAAATAAGGAAAtg gaaaagaagaaaaaagaggcCGAAAGTGTCAGCTCAGATGATGCttcaaataataatgataaCGAAGAACGAGAAATTACCTTGAGGTCTTTAAACATGGAAGACATGAAACAAGCTAAGAATCAG GTTGCTGCGAGTTTTGCGTCAGAAGGATCGGTAATGGCCGAGCTAAAACAATGGAATGAATTGTATGGAGAAGGAGGATCAAGGAAGAAACAACAACTCACATACTTCCTTTAA